Proteins co-encoded in one Rattus rattus isolate New Zealand chromosome 5, Rrattus_CSIRO_v1, whole genome shotgun sequence genomic window:
- the Prrt1b gene encoding proline rich transmembrane protein 1B has protein sequence MEAGPDAKTGDIPAGREDPPAAEDQRGAAQPSLPQLPRRPQLLEEDAGPEEDRAEAAEGSEPAGGDPEPATASGEAGPGPKATGGTVPPIGFVGEPPPYAPPDPKAVALLYPPFPQVPVLFQPAPGPAALYPPAPGPLFPPPGGASFPFPTYGSPVAGGPAPMQVEHRPLPKDFMMESVLVTLFCCLLTGLIAIVYSHETRAALGRGDLAQAEEASRKARSLVLFSLLFGVFVSTSWVIYVVVALYLP, from the exons ATGGAGGCAG GTCCGGACGCCAAGACGGGCGACATCCCCGCAGGCCGGGAGGACCCCCCAGCCGCCGAGGACCAGCGCGGCGCCGCGCAGCCATCGCTCCCGCAGCTCCCGCGCCGCCCGCAGTTGCTGGAAGAAGACGCGGGGCCGGAGGAAGATCGGGCCGAGGCCGCAGAAGGCAGCGAGCCAGCCGGGGGGGACCCAGAACCGGCGACTGCGTCCGGCGAGGCGGGTCCCGGGCCCAAGGCTACTGGCGGTACTGTGCCGCCCATCGGCTTCGTAGGCGAGCCTCCACCCTACGCGCCGCCGGACCCCAAGGCAGTGGCGCTGCTCTATCCGCCCTTCCCGCAGGTGCCGGTGCTGTTCCAGCCGGCGCCCGGGCCCGCCGCCCTCTACCCTCCAGCTCCCGGCCCACTTTTCCCACCCCCTGGCGgagcctccttccctttccccacg TATGGCAGCCCCGTGGCTGGCGGGCCTGCTCCCATGCAAGTGGAGCACAGGCCTCTGCCCAAGGACTTCATGATGGAGTCGGTGCTGGTGACCCTGTTCTGTTGCCTGCTCACAGGGCTGATTGCCATTGTCTACTCCCACGAG ACTCGAGCAGCCCTGGGCCGCGGTGACCTGGCCCAGGCAGAGGAAGCCTCAAGGAAGGCTCGCTCACTTGTGCTCTTCAGCCTGCTCTTCGGGGTCTTCGTGTCTACCAGCTGGGTCATCTACGTGGTGGTGGCCCTCTACCTCCCCTGA